The genomic stretch GGAAGGGAGTGACGGCGGTGGAGAAGGGAGACAAGGTGCGACGGCCGCGGCTGAGGAGAAGGGAGCTACGGCGGAGGGGAAGGGAAAGAAGAGAGAAACGGCCGCTGGTGAGAAGGGCGCGACGGCGGAGTgggggaggaaggggaatgGAGTGACGGTCTCGGGTGAGGAGAAGGCGGCGACTGTGGAGGAGAAGGGGCCGGACCCGAGGAGGgagcggtgccggcggcgaagcACGAGAAGGGAGAAAGGGGCGGCGGTGGATAAGGAGCAGGGGGATGCGGCTGCGGCGTCGGAGGCGGCCGGGGAAAAGGCAACCTTTTTCTTTAGCGCCACCGCTCCCGCCGGAAAGACCATCACCCTGGTGAGCTCGGAGGGGAAGCCGTTCAAGGTgtcggaggaggcggtgcggcTGTCGACGGACCTCGCCGACATGGTCGACAACGGCTGCGCCGGCGGCAACATCCCGCTATCCAACGTCACCTCCAGGGCCCTCGCCACGGTGATCAAGTACTGCGAcaagcacgccgccgccgccgccatggccgactCCGACCACGGCGCCGCGGagggaagcagcagcagcgtcaACGCCGCGGCATCCGAGACGACGCTGGCAGAGGGGGACCGCAAGCTCGTCGACAAGCTCACCATGGGCGCCCTCTTagacctcctcctcgccgccaacTTCCTCGACATCAAGGGGCTCCTCGGAGCAGCCAGCGACAAGGTCGCCGACATGATCAAGAGCAAGACACCCGCGCAGGTCCGCACGATCTTCGGCATCGCCAACGACTTCAccccggaggaggaggcggagatcCGCAAGGAGAGCCCCTGGGCTTACGAGGACGAGGAGCCTTGGTTTGGAAGACATTGCTGCGCCAACATTTCACTGGATGTGCCGATCTAGCGGTTCAGTTCTACTGCCTCCTTTCTGACTAATGTCCTAGTGGTTGCTTCGTACTCGTATTGCCTCGGATCAATGGGTTCAGATGGACTCTGCAGAACCTTTTCATTTCCTCCTGTCGAAGAACAAATCGAATGTGTGGTGGAATTTTTGACTTGCCTGCCATTTCTGATCAGTCACCTGAACTACACCTCTGTTGCATGTGTTCTAATTTTTAGGCTAGCACTCTTGATATGCTTGCATGAGTTGAAATACGACCCTGAAATGCTCGTCACATATGCTCAGCACGACAGCACATGCAATTATGCAAATGGTGGTGGCATGATTAAATTATCCGTATTTACATGCTTGCATCAAGCTGTAGTGAGTTTGGTCCTAATTCATTCGGCTCCCGTGCTCCTCGAACTACATTCAGTTCAGTCAAACAATGGGAAGGTTGCTGTGCGTCTTTTTCAACCTCATCCTCGACGCCACGAAAAAGAAGTTTTCCTAAGACACATGCGGTCTCTTAAACCATCTGACGACACCAAATGGATAATCCTAGGGGATTTCAATTTAATCTACCGTGCAAGAGATAAAAATAATACGAACATCAACCGGAGGCTCATGAACAGTTTCAGAAACACCATTAACTTCTGCGGCTTAAAGGAACTAAACTTGCAAAATAGGAGATTCACATGGAGCAATGAACGAAGGTCACAAACACTAGTCCGCCTGGACAGAGTCTTCTGCAACCAAAACTGGGACCTCCGATTCGATAATTGTCTGTTACACGCGCTATCATCATCCCACTCTGATCACTGTCCCCTGCTGCTAACCAATCACGCCACTATACGCCGACCTGCAACCTTCAAATTCGAAAACTTCTGGGTACGATTGCCACACTTCCAAGAGATAGTCTCCACGGCCTGGAACACACCGACTCATCATACGGAACCTTTCCATAGGCTGGGCCATAAGCTTTATGTCACGTCGCAGGCGTTGCAGCGCTGGAGTAGATCAATGCTTTCAGATACACGTATGAAGATGCACATGGCTCAGGAGGTGATTCTACGTCTAGATGAGGCACAGGATACCCGCGCGCTGTCTTCGGCAGAAACGCAGCTACGGGGCAAACTGAAGCAGAGGCTCATGGGGTGGGCCGTCATAGAGAGAGCCAGGAAAAAACAATGCTCCAGAGTCACTTATCTAAAAGAAGGAGATGCCAACACAAGATTTTTCCATCTTAAAGCAAACGGCAGGAGAAGGAAAAACTTCATTCAGAAATTACGTCAGGACAACGGCTGGGCATTTACCCATAACGACAAACTACAGATCGTACAAGACCATTTCCAAAAGATTATGCAGGAACCGCCACGCAGGACGCTCGACCTAAACTGGCCAGCTCTTGCTCTCCCGACAGTCGATCTGTCGATGCTCGACAACCCTTTCACTGAAGATGAGATCCGGCGGGCCGTCTCGCAAATGCCAAAAAACAAAGCGCCCGGACCAGACGGCTTCACAGGCCTTTTCTTCACCACCTGCTGGGAGACTATCAAAGGTGACCTCATGGCGGTGATATCCTCCTTCTTTAACTCTCGCTGCGCCGATCTCAACCTTCTGAATAAAGCCACAATTATTCTTATACCCAAAAAGGAAGGGGCGGAGTGCATCGCAGACTACAGGCCCATTAGTCTAATACACGCCATCGCGAAGATCATAACAAAGACCTTGGCCCTGCGCCTTGCTCCTCTCATGAACAAACTAGTCTCACCTTGCCAAAGTGCCTTCATAAAAGGACGAAGCATCCACGATAACTTCCTGTACGTCCAAAACCTAGCACGCCGCTTCCACCGACGTAATCAACCGACCTTGCTTATGAAACTTGATATATCCAAGGCTTTCGACTCGGTACGATGGGACTACCTACTCACCATGATGCAACACAGAGGCCTCCCACCAAAATGGAGAGACTGGATCGCAGCCATCCTCACCACGTCAACATCACGAATTTCTCT from Setaria italica strain Yugu1 chromosome II, Setaria_italica_v2.0, whole genome shotgun sequence encodes the following:
- the LOC101752945 gene encoding SKP1-like protein 1A; translated protein: MDGSDQRSGGGGEGSDGGGEGRQGATAAAEEKGATAEGKGKKRETAAGEKGATAEWGRKGNGVTVSGEEKAATVEEKGPDPRRERCRRRSTRREKGAAVDKEQGDAAAASEAAGEKATFFFSATAPAGKTITLVSSEGKPFKVSEEAVRLSTDLADMVDNGCAGGNIPLSNVTSRALATVIKYCDKHAAAAAMADSDHGAAEGSSSSVNAAASETTLAEGDRKLVDKLTMGALLDLLLAANFLDIKGLLGAASDKVADMIKSKTPAQVRTIFGIANDFTPEEEAEIRKESPWAYEDEEPWFGRHCCANISLDVPI